aacaatattgtattatatactaCTTCAAGATTATCAAACAGAATTGATTAAGTCTTATGTATGAGAATTATCTTtatgttaaactaatttgtaaCAATTCGAAATTTCTAACAAGACTTTATTAAGTTTAAACAGTCAACAATACATTGCTAGCATTTTCTTGACTTCTGACAttggttaaattttatatatatgttctTTTCCAGACCTCATGATACTCCATTTGAAGATGGAACTTTTAAGTTAACCATCGAATTCACAGAGGAATATCCTAATAAACCACCAACTGTGAGatttgtttccaaaatgtttCATCCGAATGTGTATGCAGATGGAGGAATCTGTTTAGATATTTTGCAGAACAGATGGAGCCCTACATATGATGTTTCAGCAATATTAACTTCCATACAGGTATTTAATTTTTCCTCATTgttctgaaaatattgttttctttgtactgaaagttttatcTGTCATTGGTTTCCATTATTTATTCTTAACAAAAGAAGCAACccttataattttgtctttaaacACAACTTTAACACATTAATCAAGTCCAGCCTATGATACAGGTATACAGACATACCCCTGGTACCacacattttttaatcatttagtattataatagcaaaatgtaattaattgtcgAAAAACTATCTAAAACCTTAAACATAATGATGAAATTTCAGTGAGGAATACATTTTacaatcaataacaaatatacaatactGTGAGAACTTATTCATAAAAGCCATAGTCACTGTAAGATTCTTACAAgtctaaataaacatatttttaagctataagtaatataacattatttgtgctgaagctaatattattaaatagtgaaataatCAGCAAAAGagttatgtatgtatacatagtTCAGTCAGTACTGGCTATTTATTATGTGCATGACATCACCATAACAATATAGGACGGAATCTGTGAACTTCTCAAATTTGGTGAATATTCATGTAAAAGCTGTAAGGGTATTATTGATCTTAACAATTGTAGGTATGAGACCTTTGAGTAAGCACTTGTTCCTACCTCACTCCTAATATCTGCTACCTaatttatacacacacaaaaatcatGTGAAAGTTCTAATGGTTGGTTTCAGTGGGTTCCATCAGAATACAGCCTAGATGGGAAGCTAATAGAACTGGTTAACAGCTGCTTAGTAACGTTGACAGGTCTTTTAAATCAATGAGACATCTGAGGCCCAAATCAGTCTGATGCACCAGCTAACGTATTCATTAGGAGATTTAGTGAATCTCAAGTTTTGTGATAACACAACAATATTAGATGTcttcagttttattatatatttcttgttagtTTTAATCAATTCAATTATGTAAACTCTAAACTGTATAATTTGTGTTTCAGTCTCTACTAAGTGATCCAAACCCTAATTCACCAGCCAACTCCATGGCAGCTCAGTTGTACAAAGAAAGTAGAAGAGAATATGAAAAGAGAGTGAAAGCATGTGTTGAGCAAAGTTTTGTGGATTGACATTTCTTACCTTAACACAACTTCAAAAAAAGTAATtggaagtaaaaacatttttaatgtgtaaagtcGTTAATTTTTAACGTTACTTTTGCATTGATAGTGACACGATTGTACAacattttctctttttttgtGTTACAAGTTTGTGTAGTATAAATGGTACCAGCAAATATTGCCAGTTTTatgaatgaagtttttaaaacCTTGTCAAGTTTTAcgtaagtttttcatttttaatattcttaatagaagcttttatttatttattcacatatcTCTAATAGTGAGTGTGAAGGCTAAATAAGCTGTGAAATACTGAAATGGATATAATTTTGtatgacatatttatttaatattatatttataagtttgtgTCATGTCTTTATAAACAAGATCATAGTTTACAAGCATCCTTCCAcctttataaagaatatttatttggtttattattaaCACACATAATTGTAGTTAGTAGTGGTATATTTTACTGTGTAATCTAATTTGATTATTCTGTATCAAATTTGTTACGTGAACTGTTTCATTGTACATATTTCTTCTCGATAAGTGTAATATGCATAATAAACAATTTCCTCTGTTATTTAAACTGTTcgtgattaatattttatattgaagataaatgtacaaataagtttttttttagtgcTCAATATGAAGATTATTATTTAGGATTATGATTGATCTTATGAATGtgttggtaatttttatttcttgcataatagttttaaaataattaaatcatgttTGTAATTCACAGAATGTTTTCCAAAGAACAATTCTTAGCCACAAATCTCAGCACTCTCCTATATCTGTTATATTCTTAATTTGTGTCATCACACTAATGTAAGCTAGGATTACCATAGTTTGGACACAGTCATTGAAAATAAGGACAAGGAATATTAATTAGGCCTCTTGaataaatatgatacaaattaTGAACAGTATTTATTTCACATGAAAACCGAAAATTATGACTTCAGTAATTGAAAGTCTTACTCTTTATATTCCTATGTGCAGCTATATCCCAGTTCTTACACAAAACAAGTAAATATGACATTATTCAAATTACTACCTGGAGACAATCAATTATCTGAATTGTTCTAGAAATCCGCTTTGAACAGTTCTAATGTAGTTACtcgatacaaaaatattaaatgatagtTACAGGTTTTTAGATATTTGAATTATAACTAACTCTTGAGGATAACACTGGTCAAAGTATCTGGTTATCACTTGTTGTGGTTATCATAATCTTTATCAATAATCGTGTCACTGTTGCATGAAAAGTGAGGTTATGTACTTAACCTTATAAGAATTTCTGGTGAAGCCATTTAGCACTCACACTggaggaaaaattaaatatagtcaAATCAGGGAGACCATTTTAAGAActtgtattgttaaaaaaagagTAGAGTTACATTAAGACACTTTACTGCCTACAATTAATTATGAATCTCACAACTGGCTTTGTGGCTGTGAAAACCTAATAAAAGATAGTTTTAGCCTTGTGTGTTCTTTTCAAACACAAAACTTTATGTATACATGTTTCATTGGTTTTTCTTAATTTGATATCCTGAGCCAAATAAATGGAAATAGTGACACTTGTAATTGGTTATGAGACGCCATATGGTTACGGTTACTGACATTACCATCTTcctaaaaaaaagataaaattcagTTCTGTCTACAGATTGGGTATCACAGTATCGATAAAATACTATAGCGTCAAAAGGACAATATAATACCCAGTAAGTGTGGCTCTTAGGGTTAGAATTGGGTTGTTGCAACTGGAACTGTATGTTAGCATCACTCCATAACTTGAATGGTTTTGGGACCACcacaatacaaaagtaaatagTTCCACTACTGTCATGACAATATGACCGTGTAACAAATATCTGCCATTGCAATAACCACTACATTATACATAGCAATGTGTCCAGAAAGTCTATCTTTATTATTCCCGTGTTTTATACCCTTACCCAATAGCTGGAGATTTTATTTCTGGTCAgcacttgttttaatattttgcctGTTTTTtggcattattaaaatttaattttgatttaaatcaaactacattaatatttttattatactatatttgaTCTATTAGTTTGTAATATTGAAACCAAATAAACTaagtatgtttttaatacaaatattttaatttaatttatttaaaaaaaaacaaattttttgattACTGATTATTAATG
The Homalodisca vitripennis isolate AUS2020 chromosome 4, UT_GWSS_2.1, whole genome shotgun sequence DNA segment above includes these coding regions:
- the LOC124360321 gene encoding ubiquitin-conjugating enzyme E2-17 kDa — encoded protein: MSTPARRRLMRDFKRLQEDPPTGVSGAPTDNNIMIWNAVIFGPHDTPFEDGTFKLTIEFTEEYPNKPPTVRFVSKMFHPNVYADGGICLDILQNRWSPTYDVSAILTSIQSLLSDPNPNSPANSMAAQLYKESRREYEKRVKACVEQSFVD